In the Cucurbita pepo subsp. pepo cultivar mu-cu-16 chromosome LG17, ASM280686v2, whole genome shotgun sequence genome, tagacacgcTCTACGTGTTAAAGACGGTCGATAGATACATTTCTCGTAATAGAGTATGCATCAAGAGTTCAATTAAGATTAAGGCGTTATAACTAATGCGGTTAACATATAGAACAAGAGGTTAGACCTATGTGCACCCAAGGATTGGTTAAGCGAAGGGCTAACCTAGAATGTCCTGGAATTGAGAAATGGAGTTTAAACCGCTTGGACGCTCTAAGAACTTAATAAACTTCCACGGTGTCTTAATATGATTTAAGTAGCATACAGAATCACGAAATTAGTTGAATTACTATTGAGGGTAAAGTTGAGTTAGGGTTGCTGCTCTAATCCTGTTAAATCGGTTCATGAGAAGAACTATGGACTACATAAGTAGTTAATTCAAGATATGGACCCCTATTGAGCGTAGAAGCAGGCGAACGTATAAACCAATCCTAGTTAGACTAAGGATTACACAAGTAAGTGTCAGGATGAAAGCTCCTATTGAGTGTAGGAACGAGTTAAGGCCGACGTCGCAACTTCGTAAACCGATCTTGGAAGAGATTAGGGACTATGTAGGCAGGTGTTTTAGTATGAACACTTCTATTGAGTGTAGGAACGGGTCAAGGTCAACGTCGTGACGCCGTAAACCAGTCCCAAAGAGGGACTAGGGACTACATAGAAAGACGATCAATGAAGAATCAATTGGAGCTTGGAGACCTACACAGTAGCTTAGAGCACTGTAATGGTTGAGCCCAAATTTCTTATAGACCAATGGAAAGTTGTGAGAGCCTATTAAGAGAAGGAAGCAATGAGAGCTTAGAGGTTGATTGCTTACTTATtgagtatattttttataatcacTCATTTCCCGTTTCCCCTTTCCTACTAAGAGAAGGAAGCAATGAGAGATAATGAGAGCCTACAGGTtgattgtttatattttttatactcacTCCTTTCCCCTTTCTTATTTAGGTACCAGTCAAAGTGGGAGAGGTGCTCGAGAGCTACACTGTCACAAAGGGGTACGTTCCAGAGTGTCAATCCGTTTTTACATTTTggattcttttatattttgttttataattttcccTATTTGTAAAATCTTGTACAACATCgtctttgttgtttttctaatttaaattattttttttatcttatttgttTTCGCTTACGTctttttagtttcaatttgattttcaaaaccTAAAAGATTCATGTCGTGACAATTTACTTCTCATTCCATTTTACGGTAGTAAATTGTCACAACTAAGTAAATAAAtggtaaataaatgaattgaaacCACATCTAACTAACAACAAACCTCTTTTTTGGTAACTCAATCCTATGAACtcgagtaatttttttatggatacgaacataaaattttaaatttatgatccTTAAAATCATTACGTaggaaacaagaaaacaaaatattattattattattttctcatatAGTACAAAACAATCAACCTCATTGCAATGACttcttcaaataataattttccacTACTATAATCCATAAAATGAGTCAATAATATTCGGTCattagaatataaaaatataaaaaatatttttttaaaaacaattattttattttaaattcaatcagaatatcataataataatgttcGAGTTCACTCTGTTCTATTATATCGTTACAAGAACACGAAAAGAATAATACCTCTCCGTTGATTAATGTCAGAAGAGATGAAGATTTCAAACgtccatttctttttcaaaatcttcttCACGATTCTCTTCACCTCACATGGATCTCAAATCGGCGACATTCCTTCATCGAACAATGGCGTCGCCTTCTTCGTCTTCGGCGATTCCCTTCTCGATCCTGGAAACAACAACTTCATCAACACTACCGAGGATTTCCGCGCCAATTTCACGCCCTATGGCGAAACTTTCTTCAACTCTCCGACCGGAAGATTCTCCGATGGCCGTCTCATACCAGACTTCATCGGTAAATCTCAAAACAGAAACTGAACTAAAACTCTGACTCGTTTCGTTTTCGTTCTTAcaggattcttttttttcagcGGAGTACGCCAATCTGCCTCTGATTCCAGCGTATTTAGATCCTCACAACAATCTCTACATCCATGGCGTCAATTTTGCATCCGGTGGAGGCGGCGCTTTAGTCGAAACTCACCAAGGATTCGTACGAATCAATATCAGTCGATCGATCAAACCGCATCGACTTTCCTCTTcgcgtttttctttttctctgcGGATTTCAATGCATTTTCCGGAAATTGACTGCATCGATTTGAATTTCAGGCTATAAACATTGAAACTCAACTTAGGTATTTCAAGAAGGTGGAGAGGTCGTTGAGGAAGAAGCTCGGTGATGCCAGAGCCAGTAGCTTGCTCTCGGACTCTGTTTATATGTTCAGTATCGGAGGAAACGATTACATCGTCGCTTTTGAAGGTTCTCCTGTTCTTGAAAAGTACACTGAAATCGAGTACGTGAACATGGTGATCGGGAACGTAACATCCGTCCTCCAAGTAAGTTCGACTCTGATTATTTTCCCTCCTCAATTCCATCTAATCTCAAGTTTCAATTCCGTTCTTATtgctatttaaatttaaatttagtttagataatttcatttgtttcaaCTGAATCCAAACTTATCCCGTCAAACTACGTTCCATAGGAATTGTATGATCAATTATTGATGTTATTTTCTGTTCTTAGAATTTGGATCAGTTTTCTTACAATATCGATTCAACTTTTAATGACTAGTTGACATTGAAACTAGAGccaaatgattaaaaaaaaaaaaaaactagttgATCTTCCGATGGAGTAGAACACAATTGAAAACTAGTCCTGAAATTTAACCAAATCGTAGAAAGAAAACTTGTCGAATTAAATCATAAAcaccaaattgaaaatttcagaACCTTGCCGATTTGAATCTGAAATTACTTCAGAAGGTTTTTGGAAATGGTTTGATTTCAGTAATGTAATTGTTTGATGAGATAGGAAATATACAAGAAAGGAGGAAGGAAATTTGCATTTCTGGCAGTGCCTCCTTTAGGTTGTATGCCGCACACGAGATTGATGAAAGTGGGCGGCCATGGAAGCTGTTGGGATGAAGCTTCAGCGCTTGCAAGGCTTCACAACAAACTGCTTCCTGCTGCTCTTCAGAAGCTTGCCCACGATCTCCAAGGATTCAAATACACCCTTGCTGATAcctacaatatgcttcaaacCAGAATCGACAACCCTTCAAAATATGGTAACCAACTCTTTTCCTCTTCCATTAATCTTTCCatgtttcttaaattttctctaTTAAGATTTGTCTCTGAAAAAAGATTATAATCTTACTCTACATCTAGATCTTATATATGGAGTTAGAATCTTTTGAGTCAATGTTTAAGTTAGACAACATTAAACATAGGTACTATCTTTATGGGTAAAGATTAAACATTTTGAGTTATGAATTATTGAGGATTAGATTAGGgtttgtaagatcccacgttggttggatggttggagaaaggaacgaagcattcgagtgtggaaatctctctctagtaaacgcattttaaaaccgtgaggcgacgacgatacataacggccaaagcagataatatctgctaacgatgggtttgtgctgttacaaattgtatgaAAGCTAGATATTAGACTCTATGTTAGTGCTTGTTGGGCTCCcaagaggagtggattgtgaaatcccacatcggttggagagaggaatgaaacattctttatgtGTAAGCTTCTCTTCAGCATACgcgtttaaatttttttggaatgaagcatttttaaaggtgtgtaaacctctccctacaagacccgttttaaaaatcttgaggtgaagcctgaaaggaaagcTCAAGTGGGTTTGTGctgttacaattggtatcagagccagacattggacggtgtgtcagcaagaacTCTGGGTttccaaagagggtggattgtgagatcccacatcggtcggagagaagaatgaagcattATTTAGAAAGAggtgtaaacctctccctagcaaacgcgtttaaaaatcttgaaatgaagcattcttgtaaacctttccctagaagacgtgttttaaaaatcttgaggtgaagcccgaaagaaaagcCTAAATGAGTTTGTGCTtatacaaatggtatcagagctagacatttGACGGTATGTcagtgagaacgctgggctcccaaggagagtggattgtcagcgagaacgctggatTCTCAAggatggtggattgtgagatcccacatcggttggagatagGAACGAAGcatctccctagcatacacgttttaaaaatcttgaaggtaAGTCCGaaagaaaagtctaaagagaatCATACCTACTAACGATGATGTTGTGACGTATTTGGATGAAGGTTTGAAGGATGGAAGAAGAGCATGCTGTGGAAGTGGAGAATTGAGAGGAATATATAGCTGTGGAGGAATGAGAGGACAAAGAGAATTTGAGTTATGTGAAAATCCCAATGAATATCTGTTCTTCGACTCTTACCATCCCAATGAAAGAGCTTATGAGCAGTTTGCAAAGCTGATATGGAATGGAGATGCCCAATTCATTAACCCTTCCAACCTCAAACAATTCTTTCAATGTGGATCATCACAAGCTTGAACTCCATCTGTACCTATCACTaaataaagtttcaaaataacTAAGAAACTCGTTCTAAATTAAACGTTTAATTAGTTTCGTTTTATAAACATTAGTATCTG is a window encoding:
- the LOC111779274 gene encoding GDSL esterase/lipase 5-like, with product MSEEMKISNVHFFFKIFFTILFTSHGSQIGDIPSSNNGVAFFVFGDSLLDPGNNNFINTTEDFRANFTPYGETFFNSPTGRFSDGRLIPDFIAEYANLPLIPAYLDPHNNLYIHGVNFASGGGGALVETHQGFAINIETQLRYFKKVERSLRKKLGDARASSLLSDSVYMFSIGGNDYIVAFEGSPVLEKYTEIEYVNMVIGNVTSVLQEIYKKGGRKFAFLAVPPLGCMPHTRLMKVGGHGSCWDEASALARLHNKLLPAALQKLAHDLQGFKYTLADTYNMLQTRIDNPSKYGLKDGRRACCGSGELRGIYSCGGMRGQREFELCENPNEYLFFDSYHPNERAYEQFAKLIWNGDAQFINPSNLKQFFQCGSSQA